A genomic stretch from Falco naumanni isolate bFalNau1 chromosome 8, bFalNau1.pat, whole genome shotgun sequence includes:
- the LOC121092839 gene encoding proton-coupled amino acid transporter 1-like, whose amino-acid sequence MSTRRLRSEDYNDYSSTDVTPEGSPPGGMNGFAHPESYQRFGETNGTTWYQTLIHLLKGNIGTGLLGLPLAVKNAGILLGPLSLLVMGVVAVHCMGILVKCAHHFCYRFQKQFVDYGGAVMYGLESTPSAWLRRHAIWGRHVVGLFLIITQLGFCCVYFVFLADNLKQVVSTANGTTNDCSLNRTVIMTPTMDSRLYMLSLLPFVVLLTFIQNLKVLSIFSLLANVAMLVSLIVIYQYIARDIPDASDLPLAAAWKTYPLFFGTAVFAFEGIGVVLPLENKMKNPRQFPVILYVGMTIVTVLYISLSVLGYLRFGENIQASITLNLPNCWLYQAVKLLFSFGIFFTYAVQFYVPAEIVIPPLVARVSERWGLLVNLLLRVALVSVTCVLAILIPRLDIVISLVGSISSSALALIFPPLLEIATYYTEGMHPLVIVKDVVISLFGFVGFAVGTYAALVELAAPVPAVVNATSAVVQ is encoded by the exons ATGTCCACCCGGCGCCTCCGCAGTGAGGACTACAACGACTACAGCTCCACGGACGTCACGCCGGAGGGGAGCCCGCCCGGCGGCATGAACGGCTTTGCCCACCCTGAGTCCTACCAGCGTTTTGGGGAGACCAACGGGACAAC GTGGTACCAGACCCTGATCCATCTCCTGAAGGGGAATATTGGTacggggctgctggggctgcctttGGCTGTGAAGAACGCCGGCATCCTG CTGGGTCCTCTGAGTCTGCTGGTGATGGGAGTCGTGGCTGTGCACTGCATGGGCATCCTGGTGAAGTGCGCCCATCACTTCTGCTACAG GTTCCAGAAGCAGTTTGTGGACTATGGAGGTGCTGTGATGTATGGGCTGGAGTCAACTCCCAGCGCGTGGCTGCGGAGACATGCCATCTGGGGAAG gCACGTAGTGGGACTTTTCCTGATCATCACTCAGTTGGGATTCTGCTGCGTGTACTTCGTCTTTCTGGCTGACAACCTGAAGCAG GTCGTATCTACAGCAAATGGGACCACCAATGACTGCAGCTTGAACAGGACAGTCATCATGACCCCCACCATGGACTCCCGGCTATACAtgctttccctcctgccttttgTGGTGCTGCTTACCTTCATCCAGAATCTCAAGGTCCTGTCCATCTTCTCCTTGCTGGCCAACGTGGCCATGCTTGTCAGCCTCATTGTGATCTACCAGTACATCGCCAGG GACATTCCTGATGCCAGTGACCTGCCTCTAGCAGCAGCCTGGAAGACCTACCCTCTGTTTTTTGGCACTGCAGTCTTTGCTTTCGAAGGCATCGGGGTG GTGCTGCCTCTGGAAAACAAGATGAAGAACCCCCGGCAGTTCCCAGTCATCCTCTATGTGGGGATGACCATTGTCACCGTTCTGTACATCAGCCTGAGCGTCCTGGGGTACCTGCGCTTCGGGGAGAACATTCAGGCCAGCATAACGCTCAACCTGCCCAACTGCTG GCTGTACCAGGCCGTCAAGCTGCTCTTCTCCTTTGGGATTTTCTTCACGTACGCCGTGCAGTTCTACGTGCCTGCTGAGATCGTCATCCCTCCCCTGGTTGCCCGGGTGTCGGAGCGCTGGGGCCTGCTGGTCAACCTGCTTCTCAGGGTGGCCCTGGTCAGCGTGACTT GTGTGCTGGCCATCCTCATCCCACGCCTGGACATCGTCATCTCGCTGGTGGGCTCCATCAGCAGCAGCGCCCTGGCTCTCATCTTCCCCCCGCTGCTGGAGATTGCCACCTACTATACAGAAGGCATGCACCCCCTCGTCATTGTCAAGGACGTTGTCATCAGCCTCTTTGGCTTCGTGGGCTTCGCGGTGGGGACGTACGCAGCGCTggtggagctggcagcacctgTCCCCGCAGTTGTGAACGCCACCAGTGCCGTGGTGCAGTGA